In Sedimentibacter sp. MB31-C6, one genomic interval encodes:
- a CDS encoding metal-dependent transcriptional regulator translates to MSNNESMEMYLETVYILENNHGHAHVVDIANRLAVSKPGVTKAIKHLKEQGFVNTQKYGVILLTEKGREVSEEIYKKHQLIELFLEHSLKLSAEQASIDACKIEHVLSDEMTEAIKIYLKRNNIDIEKL, encoded by the coding sequence GTGAGTAATAATGAATCTATGGAAATGTATTTGGAAACAGTTTATATATTAGAAAATAATCACGGCCATGCTCATGTGGTAGATATTGCAAATCGGCTAGCTGTATCAAAACCGGGTGTAACAAAAGCTATAAAACATCTTAAAGAGCAGGGATTTGTTAATACACAAAAATATGGAGTAATTCTATTGACAGAAAAGGGGAGAGAAGTGTCTGAGGAAATTTATAAAAAACATCAATTGATAGAGTTATTTTTAGAACATTCTCTTAAATTGTCTGCAGAGCAAGCTAGTATTGATGCATGTAAAATAGAACATGTTCTCAGCGATGAAATGACAGAAGCTATTAAAATCTATTTAAAGAGGAACAATATTGATATAGAGAAGTTGTAA